CCGAGAAGGAAAGGGAATACCTGGAGATTGTCCATCGTGAAAGTCTACGGTTGAAGCGATTGGTGAACGACATGCTAGACTTAGCCCAATTAGAAGGGGAGAATTACCCGCTGAAAAAAGACCTCTTTCCCTTTGCTCAACTGGTAGAGGAGGCGGTACAACCCTTTCGGGCCGCCGTGGAGAAGAAAAGGCAGACGTTATCTTTAAACCTGGATCCTTCCGTCATTTTAGAGGGGGATCGGGATCGTTTAAACCAGGTAATACAGAACCTGGTGGATAACGCCGTGAAATATACACCGGAGGGGGGAGAAATCGCGATTTCCTTAAGGGAGGAGGGAGAGTGGGTTATACTGGAAATCTCCGATTCGGGCATCGGGATCCCGCCGGAGTCTCTCCCTCGCATCGGAGAGCGTTTCTACCGTGTTGATCGTTCGCGTTCCAGGCGACAGGGGGGGACCGGTATCGGAGTGGCGATTGTGAAGCGAATCTTGAATAATCATGGGGGAATGCTTCAATACGAAAGCCGCCTGGGGGAAGGGACGAAAGCGACCGTGAAACTGCCCCGTTGGCGAGAAAAAGGGGAATAAGACGGAAAGGGAGATGGAGGATGAGGGTGGATCAATTTTTAAAAGCATCCAGATTGGTTAAGCGCCGGACTGTGGCGAAGGAACTGGCGGATCAGGGAAGAGTTCTGATCAACGGCCGTACGGCAAAAGCCGGGACTACGGTATCGGTTGGAGATAAACTGACGCTGCTTTTCGGACAGAAAGAAGTAACGGTAGAAGTCCTTGATCTAAAGGAGAATCCGAAAAAAGAGGAGGCCGATTCCTTATATCGTATGATCGAGGAGAAAAAAAGAGAGAGTGATGAAGGGTAAGATTTGTCCAATGGAAAAATCTTTTTTGTTCTAGGCAGGAGGAACATCCCATAGGATAAACTAGGAACTGATTGGGGAGGAAGGAAAAATGGCCGAGAAGACGGTCCGGCACGAAATAAACCTTTTTAACCGAAAATCCTTAAGTTTATCCGGCGTGAAGAAAGTGGAGAGCTTTGACAGCGAGGAGTTTTTGTTGGAAACCGAGATGGGGTATCTCCTGGTGAAGGGAGAGAATCTCCATTTGCGCAATCTCAGTGTAGAAGCAGGGGAAGTAGCCATTGAGGGGAAGATCAAAGAGTTGGGATACCTGGACCAGTATGAACCCGGGGTTAAAGTAAAAGGCTTTTTCGGGAAGTTATTTAAATGAGCCTGGCGGAACAGATCGCAACACTTTTAGCCGTGACAGGCACAGGGATGGGGATGGCCCTCACCTATGATTGGTACGGCTGGTTTCGGAGGCGCCTTCATCTGCGTGGAGCAATACTTGCTTTCCTTGATCTCCTCTATTGGTTTCTCTTTGCCCTTCTTTTCCTGTTCATTTTAATTCGGGTGAACGGCGGACAATTCCGTATTCTTCTCTTCTTTCTCCTCGGTTTTGGAGGCATCATCTATTTTCGTTTTTTTTCGGCGCCTTTTCTTCAAGGGTGGGATAAGGCAGCGATTCTTCTTCTCCGAATCAGCAGATGGATGGAGGAGCTTCTCTTTGCCGTTTGGAGAGGGGTGTACCTCCTGATACTTCGGCCGCTTCAAGTTCTTATAAGAGCCCTGGTGAGTTTTACTCTTTTTATCCTTATGGGTTTTGGTCAAATTTTTGGCGCCTTTTTGCGCAAAACTGGGAAAAGCCTCTATGCACTTTCCCTCATCCCTGTTAAAATGATCTTAAAGATGTTTGGCAAGTCAGGGGAGTGATGGGGATGTGGAGGAAGGAGCAAGGAGTTAAGCGAAGGATGCGGCTTGCTCTTTTTGTCGTCGGGTTACTCCTGATTTGGGCTCTTTATATCGGCTGGCAGCAGGAAAGACTCATCAAATCCCAGGAGGAAGTTAAAAGTAGCATCACAAAAGAACTGGAGCAGAAAAAGGCGGAAAAAAAGGATCTGGAGTACCAGGTGGAACGTTTGAAGGATCCGGACTACATCGCCAATCTTGCTCGCAGCAAATATTATATGTCCAAAGAAGGGGAAGTGATTTTTGAAATTATTCCATCGGATGGCAATTGACAAAGAAATCCTTTCCTGACTATAATCTATAGTGGAAGTCTATATATTTAAGGAGGATTTTGATTTGGATGTCCATTGAAGTTGGCAGCAAATTGTCTGGAAAGGTTACAGGAATTACCCATTTTGGGGCTTTTGTTGAGCTGCCAGGAGGGGTCACAGGACTTGTCCACATTTCCGAGGTGGACGATCAGTATGTGAAAGATATTCACGAATTCCTCAAGATTAATGATGTGGTAACCGTGAAAGTGTTAAATGTTGAACCCAACGGAAAGATCGGATTATCGATTCGCCAAGCGAAGCCCAAATCGGCTCCTGATCCTGTGACTCGACGGGCAATGGACCGAAATTTTGAGGATAAGTTGAGTCGTTTCTTAAAAGATAGCGAAGAAAGACTCACCACACTCCGCCGTTCCACGGAATCAAAGCGGGGTGGACGTGGTTCCCGTAGAAGTTATTAGATCCTTTTATGAATAGATGGAATCTACACTCCCTTTACAAAGGGAGTGTATTTCGTTATCCTTAAGAACAAGGAATTGAGATGGGAGCGTGTCAGATGAGTGGAAAGCGGATCTTTTCGGGGGTGCAGCCCTCGGGAAATCTAACGATTGGGAATTATCTAGGAGCTATACAACAATTTGTTCGCCTTCAGGAGGATGGGGAAGAGGCGTTTTATTGTGTCGTGGACCTGCATGCCGTGACGGTTCCTCAAAACCCCGAGGAGTTGAGGGAGAAGACGGTGGAGGTAGCGGCGCTCTATATGGCCTGTGGACTTAATCCGAAGAAATCCACCTTATTCGTCCAATCCCATGTGCCCGCCCATGCGGAGCTGGGCTGGTTACTCCAATGTGTGGCGAGAATTGGTGAACTAAATCGGATGACCCAATATAAGGAAAAAGGGGGAGGGAAGGATACGGTAAACGTCGGATTATATACCTATCCCGTGCTGATGGCAGCCGACATCCTTCTCTACCAAGCGACGCATGTACCGGTAGGAGAGGATCAGAAACAACATCTAGAGCTTACCCGTGATATTGCCGAGCGGTTTAACAAGCAATTTGGAGAGTTGTTTACCTTGCCGGAACCCATGATCGGTGAAGTGGGGGCACGAATCATGGCCCTTGATGAACCGCAAAAAAAGATGTCCAAATCGGCAAAAAATGAGATGAGTCGAATCATTCTCCTCGATTCTCCAGAGATGATCCTTAAGAAGATAAAAAGGGCAGTCACCGATACGGAGAATGAAATCCGTTATGATCCCGTAAGAAAGCCGGGCATCTCAAATCTCTTAAGTATCTATAGCCTTTTCTCCGGAGAATCTATAGACGCCCTCGAGAGAAAGTATGCAGGAGTTCAATATGGCCCCTTTAAAAACGATCTGGCGGAGGTGATCACCGACTCCCTTTCCGAGATCCAGAGGAGGTACAGGGAATTAAGCCGGGAAGAGGTGATCGCTTCTCTCCAGGAGGGAGCGGAAAAAGCATCCGAAGTAGCTGAACAAACGCTCCGAAAGGCAAGGGAATTGTTCGGATTCCTGCCCAAAACGAATCAGCTATTATCAGAAAAGCTTTGAAGGAAAGTTCATGCACATGAGGAAGGAGCAAATCCCCCTGAGAAGTGGGGGATTTTTCTTTTGATCCCATCCCCTCAGGTATTTTTGTAAGGAATGTTGAAGAATGGCATCTTACTTTTGTCCAGGGAAGGAACTGTCGGAAAAAAATTTATGACGCATCCTCTTTTTGACAGACTTTTATTCATAAGATTCATATAATGGAGACTAACCTCTATCCCAAGGTGGTGTCTCCATGTATAGGAAAGTCCTTCTTTGGTTTCATCCAATAAAAGAGCTCGCTATTCGCTTGCTTTTACATCCCTTTTTTATTCTCTTTTTCCTTGGTTTTCTTTTAGGACGAGCCGTCATCCTTTCTGAGATTGCGCCGTTTCCGCTGGCTTACTATGCCATTGTTTACCATATGCAGAGGGAGAGGGCTAACTTCGCTTTTTTAGGCGTGGTGGCAGGCTCTCTCTTTTCCATCTCCCCCCATTTGTTGGAGACGATCATTCCCATCCTTCTTTTCTTAGGACTTCAGCAAATACTCCGGCGCTTAAACAAGGAGGATATTACCTATGCCCCTTTCTTCGTTCTTTTCTCCTCCTTGATTGGGGGAGGTATGATTCGTTTACCCCATCAACCCTTGGATGGGCATGTCTGGTTGCTCCTTGGTGTAGAAGCTTTGTTGGCGATGGTTCTTACCTTTATTTTTCATCAGGCATTTCCCATTCTCTTGCATCGCCAACTCTCAACACCTATGAAACAGGAAGAGCTGATCTCCCTCCTGATTCTTTTTGCCTCGATCATGACGGGGACGGTGGGTTGGTTCATCGAAGAGTATTCTCTGGAACATATCTTTTCCCGCTACCTGATCCTCCTTCTCTCTCTGGCCGGAGGGGGAACCATAGGAGCCACCGTAGGGGTCTTAACCGGGCTCATCTTAAGCTTGGCTCATGTACAAGCCCTGGCACAGATGAGCCTTCTCGGTTTTTCCGGGTTGTTGGCCGGTCTGTTCCGGGAAGGGAAGAAGGCAGGCGTAAGCCTTGGCCTTCTCCTCGGTACTTCCATTCTTATCGTTTATACCGGTGAACGGGAAGCCATGTGGAGTTCATCGGTGGAGACCATCGTCTCGATTCTTCTCTTTCTCATCACGCCGAAAGCCCTCATTGAGGAGATGGCGAAATGGCTGCCGGGAACGAAGGAATATGTGAAAGAACAGCAGGAGCGGTTAGGTCGCTTCCGGGAACTTACTTCGGAACGGGTGATGCAATTCGCCGATCTTTTCCGCCAGCTTTCCAAAAGCTTTGCCCAAACTTCTGCAGTGGCTCCTGAGAATCTGGAGGAGGTAAAGATCGATTACTTCTTAAGTGCGGTGACGGACCAAACGTGTCAACGGTGTTGGAAAAAAGAGCAATGTTGGACAAGGCAATTTGACTTTACCTATGAACATTTAAAAGGAATGGTATCGCTTGTAAAGGAAGACCAACTGATCCACAAGGTAAAGCTTCCGATGAAATGGCGAAATACCTGTGTGCGGATCGATCAGATGATCCAGGTGATGGAAGGGGAGTATGAAAAGAGATTGCGGGAAGAAAGGTTAAATCGCCGGATTAAGGAGGCACGTCTTCTCGTAGCCGACCAGTTGCAAGGGGTCGCATCGGTCATGCGGGATTTCGCATTCGAGGTAAAGAGGGAGGGGAAGGATCATTCCTTCCAGGAGAAGCGGATCGTTCAAGCCTTGGAGAGCTTGGGGCTTAAAATTCAGAAGGTGGATGTGATCAGCTTAGAGAAGGGAAATGTGGAGATTGAGATTCTTCATCCCACCTGTGGAGGAAGAAGGGAGTGTGAGAAACTGATCGCCCCTCTTCTTACCGATGTATTAAAAGAACATATCGTGGTAAAGGAAGGAGGGTGTTCCGTATGGGAGGGAGGTTGTCTCATGCGCCTTGTTTCAGGGAAAAAATATAGGGTGGAGGTGGGGATGGCGCAGGCAGCCAAAGACGGGGGCATTCTCTCTGGGGATAGCTACATTTCCCTTGACTTGGGTAATGGAAACTATGCCATCGCTTTAAGTGACGGAATGGGAAACGGCCAGCGTGCATTTACCGAGTCGAGTGCTACGGTCGATCTGTTGAAGCGCATTCTCCAATCCGGATTAGATGAGGGTCTGGCGGTTAAGACGGTTAATTCCATTCTTAGCCTTCGTTCCACCGACGAAGTTTTCGCGACGGTCGATTTGGCCTTAATTGATCTCCGTGATGCCTCCGCAAAATTTTTAAAGATTGGGTCGGCCCCTAGTTTTATAAAAAGGGGGGAGAAGGTAAAGCTTATCTCTGCCAACAATC
The DNA window shown above is from Thermicanus aegyptius DSM 12793 and carries:
- the yabP gene encoding sporulation protein YabP, with product MAEKTVRHEINLFNRKSLSLSGVKKVESFDSEEFLLETEMGYLLVKGENLHLRNLSVEAGEVAIEGKIKELGYLDQYEPGVKVKGFFGKLFK
- the yabQ gene encoding spore cortex biosynthesis protein YabQ, with product MSLAEQIATLLAVTGTGMGMALTYDWYGWFRRRLHLRGAILAFLDLLYWFLFALLFLFILIRVNGGQFRILLFFLLGFGGIIYFRFFSAPFLQGWDKAAILLLRISRWMEELLFAVWRGVYLLILRPLQVLIRALVSFTLFILMGFGQIFGAFLRKTGKSLYALSLIPVKMILKMFGKSGE
- the trpS gene encoding tryptophan--tRNA ligase, translating into MSGKRIFSGVQPSGNLTIGNYLGAIQQFVRLQEDGEEAFYCVVDLHAVTVPQNPEELREKTVEVAALYMACGLNPKKSTLFVQSHVPAHAELGWLLQCVARIGELNRMTQYKEKGGGKDTVNVGLYTYPVLMAADILLYQATHVPVGEDQKQHLELTRDIAERFNKQFGELFTLPEPMIGEVGARIMALDEPQKKMSKSAKNEMSRIILLDSPEMILKKIKRAVTDTENEIRYDPVRKPGISNLLSIYSLFSGESIDALERKYAGVQYGPFKNDLAEVITDSLSEIQRRYRELSREEVIASLQEGAEKASEVAEQTLRKARELFGFLPKTNQLLSEKL
- the spoIIE gene encoding stage II sporulation protein E, producing the protein MYRKVLLWFHPIKELAIRLLLHPFFILFFLGFLLGRAVILSEIAPFPLAYYAIVYHMQRERANFAFLGVVAGSLFSISPHLLETIIPILLFLGLQQILRRLNKEDITYAPFFVLFSSLIGGGMIRLPHQPLDGHVWLLLGVEALLAMVLTFIFHQAFPILLHRQLSTPMKQEELISLLILFASIMTGTVGWFIEEYSLEHIFSRYLILLLSLAGGGTIGATVGVLTGLILSLAHVQALAQMSLLGFSGLLAGLFREGKKAGVSLGLLLGTSILIVYTGEREAMWSSSVETIVSILLFLITPKALIEEMAKWLPGTKEYVKEQQERLGRFRELTSERVMQFADLFRQLSKSFAQTSAVAPENLEEVKIDYFLSAVTDQTCQRCWKKEQCWTRQFDFTYEHLKGMVSLVKEDQLIHKVKLPMKWRNTCVRIDQMIQVMEGEYEKRLREERLNRRIKEARLLVADQLQGVASVMRDFAFEVKREGKDHSFQEKRIVQALESLGLKIQKVDVISLEKGNVEIEILHPTCGGRRECEKLIAPLLTDVLKEHIVVKEGGCSVWEGGCLMRLVSGKKYRVEVGMAQAAKDGGILSGDSYISLDLGNGNYAIALSDGMGNGQRAFTESSATVDLLKRILQSGLDEGLAVKTVNSILSLRSTDEVFATVDLALIDLRDASAKFLKIGSAPSFIKRGEKVKLISANNLPVGILEEIEVDVVRDTLMPGDLLIMITDGIYEANRNVENRDQWFKRMIRDMETENPQEVADLLLENMIRVMNYEISDDMTVVVARVDHFRPKWSTIPIPDLLKMERGSFVQ
- a CDS encoding FtsB family cell division protein, with translation MWRKEQGVKRRMRLALFVVGLLLIWALYIGWQQERLIKSQEEVKSSITKELEQKKAEKKDLEYQVERLKDPDYIANLARSKYYMSKEGEVIFEIIPSDGN
- a CDS encoding S1 domain-containing RNA-binding protein; the encoded protein is MSIEVGSKLSGKVTGITHFGAFVELPGGVTGLVHISEVDDQYVKDIHEFLKINDVVTVKVLNVEPNGKIGLSIRQAKPKSAPDPVTRRAMDRNFEDKLSRFLKDSEERLTTLRRSTESKRGGRGSRRSY
- a CDS encoding RNA-binding S4 domain-containing protein, which codes for MRVDQFLKASRLVKRRTVAKELADQGRVLINGRTAKAGTTVSVGDKLTLLFGQKEVTVEVLDLKENPKKEEADSLYRMIEEKKRESDEG